The genomic segment TGGCTGCCTGcgtccccagccccttcccaccaGGTCTTGGGGGGCTGGTGGTCTGGTGGGCATCCTCGCCTCACCTGGACCCAGAGCTTCTGGCACCCCTGGGGGAGTATTCCATGGAGAACCCCAGCAGAATGCTAAGGGCGAGGACAGGCCCCCCCCAGTCTCTGAGCCCCTCTGCCCAGGTGCTGTGGACCTGCCGAGACGGGTTAAGAAGGCGCCAGAGAGAAACCAGCTGGAGCTGGAGACTGGAGTCTGGCATCCAgccccccagctccccaggcccTCTCCCGCCCTGGCTGCAGTTGCATCAAGCTTCTCATTAGCAGCTGCCCCCGCCTGGGTGCGGAGCATGCCTTGGGCATTTGCCATGAGGCTGTTGGGAATTTTGCAACAGTTTCCAGGAGGGCCGAGCAGGAAGAGGGGCTTCCCCTGTTATCCACTGCCCCTTCCTCAAGGGTTAAGCCAagaaggcaggagaaaaaaatgtcaaatctcAGCAGCATCTATGGTACCTAGTGTGACAAAAAGAGGGCCATGCCCCCATTCTCTCTGGCCTGTGGTCCTGACCAGCCACAGAGCCATCAGTTCACTCCCCCTTGTGTCCCTAGAATTGAGTCTCAGGTCTTGGCTTTCGCCACAGATAGGCCATAGAGACAGGTGACAGGCACAGGACAGACACACGAGGCTCTGGATCTGAGGGCCCACCTGGCCATCACCCAGCTCCCCAGAGAAGGCTCCGAGGACCCCATGCTGTCCAAGAAGCCATCACTTTTTCTCCTTGGCCTCTGGTACCTCGGAGACCCACTCCTTGAAACACAGTCTGGTGCGGCCAACAGGCCAAGGTCATCTTGAGTGAACTTGAGAGTGGAAGCCCAGACCTCCACACAGGCGGAGGGGCCTTGGGATGTAAAAGAGATGGAACCAAGCCCCCAACCTGGGAGGACGGCGGTGGCAGCAGTGCCAGGTGGGAGGCAGCTCTTGGGCAGAGGTGCGGACGGGAGTCTCCTCTCCTGTCACGCTCCTTGCTCAGACGTGCCCTTCTGGGGGTGTGGAGAGGCGCAGGTGAGGACCGTGCGGGGGGAACTTGACGAAAGCAATGGCAGCCAGCTCCTTGCAGAACTCCTCAAGGACGACTACGCCCTGGAGGAGGGTCTGGTGGTCCAGCCTGAGGGAGACAGCACGGGGGTCACGGTTGGGAAGTGTGGGGAGTGTGTGCAGTGTGACATCCCAGTGTCTGTGCAGGATCACCCAGTGACAGCCAGCCCTGAGCGTCTATGAGGGACCACAGGCCTCAGCAACGGGCGCGCCTCTGCCCGTCCTGGCACCTCCCCCACTGGGAAGCCCTCGCCTTCCCACTCCAGGGCTCTTCCTCGGGCACCCCCTTCCCTCAGTTACTTACTGCTCCCCGGGGACCTGGCCCATCAGCTGCCTGCGCACCAGGAGCAGTTTGCCTGGGAACTGGGGCACCCTCTGAATTCTCTGCATCAAGTCTCCGATCACCTAGAGCACGAACAAGGGGACTGAGGAGGAGACCAGTGACACGGCCGCAGGGTTCCTGGCCCTGCCGAACCATGGGAGAGGGGTGGCACCAGTGCTGTCCCCTGGCGCTGGCAAGGGGGCCCATTCCtgcagcccccagccctcccatcccgtccccctcccttcctgccctcagCACTGGCACACTTCCTCCAGCCTGGGCATCCTCACCCTGACGAGCACAGAAAACAGGCTCCGGCAGCCAGGGGCCAGGCTGATGTAGGGATCCAGGAGGTACTCAtggatgagggggtgggggaagagggcgAGCCGGGACAGGACTGAGGTCACTTGCAGGTTCAGGCTGTACGGCTGTGGGGAGCACGGTGGACAAGCGAGGGTTGGCAGGGGTGGTGAGCACTtctgcacccccgccccccagcaagGTGCCTGGCCAGTGTGAACGTGTGCAGGGGTTGGAAATGCATGTGATGTGTGTGTCATGGGTTCCCTGGGGCTGAGGGCCAGGACACGTTAGGGCGTGTGGAGCAGAGGCGAGACGGTGCTTCCCGCCTGGGGAAAGGTGGGGGTTGAGGGGGGTCGTGGCGCCGGAAAAGGGAAGATGACTGGACCCCCATGGCCGGGCTCTGTTCTCCTGAAGGACTCCAGAGGCCCTCGCCCTGTGGCTGGGGCCCAGCCCTGTCAGCTACCTGTTCTAAAATCCGGGACATGCGGTCGAACAGCATTCGGAGGAAGTGACCCTCAAAGAAAGGCCGTTCGGGCTCATGGGGGTCCAGGGGTGTGGGAGCCAGTGGCCAGCCCCAGGGCGCCACTCGGGAGCTGCACTCCTGGAACTGAAACAGGAGGGGAGAACTGAAGAGGTGGGCCCAGTGGTCAGGAGGCACCAGCAGGCAGGTGAGGCTCAGGCACTGGGCCAGAGCTGGGAGCACCCCGGGCAGGAGATCACAGAGGCAGAGTGTGTTAACCCCGCGCTCTGAGTGACAAGAACTGGGTGCTGGCAGAGGCCTCGACACTCACCAGTCCATAAGCATCGTGGACGTATGTGTCGTATCCAGTCTCCTCCAGGAAAGCCGAGGTCTTGGCTTCCTCAGGAACGAGGCAGAGGAAACTGAGAGACAGGACCCTAGGTGTGGGGGGGGGTCCCCCACCTGCACCACCCTGCTCTCCCccactccatctccagccccgAGGGAGCACTCCCTCCCGGGCTGCGCCCCATCAGGGCTGTGGCCAAAGATGGAACAGAACTCAGGTGGCTCAGACTCCTTGACCTGCTCCTACCTGTTCACAATCTCGGTCACCGCTGTTTTGCCATCGGGGttggtggcaggggcagggggaggcttCGTGGAAGGTTGAAAGCCGGAGTCAAGGAAGCCATCTGTGAAGTAGGGGTCTTCTTCCAgatctctgtgccaggcagacAAGCGAGGCACCAGTGAACACAGGAACTGGTGCAGGGTGCTGGGGGCTGCGTGGTGGTCCCCAATGGCCTGAGGCCTCCCCAAGGCACTGGGTTTCACTTACAGGGTGTCCTCATAGCTCTCGGGCTCTGGCGAGCCCCGGGCCACGTAAGGGCGCCCCTCGAGGTGGCGCAGGATCAGGCTGTGGATGATCTGCTCGTGGGGCTTCTGGAGCAGCTCCTCAAACAGCCGCAGCGTGGCGATGCTGATCTGGGGCAAGAAGGGGTCAGCAGggcaccccttccccaccctggccTCTAGGGGTGCCTGGGAAGTTCCCACCCAGGTGAGAAGAGCCCCCGAGGAGGGGATCACCTCCTCCATCTGGGGGCTAAGGTGGCAGGTTTTAAGGGGAGCAGATGGGTGTTGGCCTGGGAACCAGAAGTCTGGCTGGTCCCCGTTCCATTACTAATTTGAGGTGTGGTATCAGGCAAGCCAGCTGGCTCCTCTGCACCTCAGCTTCCATGTCTGAAAAATGGAATACCGGCCTCACCTACCTCACAGAGTGGCTGTCAGCCTCAAACAAGCCAAATGAATATAAAAGCATGTTGTAAGATAAAAAGTGCCATCACAAGTATGTGATCACAGAAAATTACTGCGTGACAAAGGCAGTTTGGCTACCAATCACTGGGTCActggcctttttctcttttttgcgggggggggggggggggcttgtgTTTCAATGCCTCAAGGGTAGAACCACCTGGAAAGCTAATGAAAATGGGAAGAAGCTTCAGGAAATCCCTTGGGCAGGGGTTGGTGGGGCGGAGCGAACAGAGAGGAGGGCCCCAGCACCTCACCTCATCAGAGAGGTGGTCGCAGTGCCGGACGAGGTGGGCGCACAGGGTGTGGGGGCTGTCCTCGGGGGCTGCGGGCTGCGGGTCTGTGCCCAGGAGGAAGGCCACAGCCTCCCGCAGCAGCGCAGGGGAGCGGAGCTGGCGCAGAAGGGCCGTGAGCAGGGCCGTGGCGGTCAGCACGCTCTGTTCAGACCTGCAGGGAGAGCGCGCTGGGTCAGGCAGGGTGCGGGAGACCAGAGGAGCagcagggagggaaggcgggtGGAGGGCCAGAGCCCTCTCCTGGCTCCCTGGCATCTTCGGCTGGTATTTCTCTGCTCATGCCCCACCCCTCCTGAGGTCCTGGAGTCCAAGGGCGGGAGGCCTCTGTTAGCCCACGTCGCTCTGAGCCACGACTGTGTCAGAAGGACAGGCGTGGCGAACGTCCACGGGCAGAGCCCACAGACTCCCGTGACTCTGGCCAAGGAGGTCCCTGGCCTCGGGCACAGGAAGGAGCTTGGTGGGGTGGGCGGTTTGCCTGGACCACGGCCACGCCCAAGGGAACTGGACAGAACTTACACGTGTAGGAGCTGGGGCTGCAGAATCTCCACAAACAACTTCTCAGCCACAGCCTTTGCCAAGGCATCCGAAACCACCTGGGCGCCAAAGAGCATGTCTTAAACACGTTTTTACGTCCAATCAACAATTTTCCACTGAGAAATAGCTGTGTCCTGCACTTCACCTAACACAACAGGTAAAGGGTCCCTGCTGGCTCCAGGCCCCACCCAGCTCCCAAAAGACCCCCTGGGTCCTCCAGGTAGAGACACGAACAGAGCAGCATGAAGTGGGCAGCACCCAAGGAGAGCCCCGTCCGCGCCCGCCCTGCTCACCGTATGTGCCTCTGTGATGAGCTGGTCGCAGTAATCAAACCAGCCCAAAAAGGCAGCCAAGGCCTCCTTGCCGGGGAAGGACGCCTCATCAGACGGGGCGGTGGGTAACCTGAGGAAGAGTGAGGGAGGTCTGTGAGGCCTGCTTCACGTACGTCCAGGAAGCTGGGCCCTTCTGCCCTCCACTCTAGAACCTCTGTTGCTGAGGGTCAGTTCTACTGGGGGCTCTCAGGGCAGAAGTCAAAGTGATGCTCTCCTGGAAGGCTAGAAGGCCCTTGAGCATGGGCTGTAACCTCAGGAAGAGGGTGGCCAGCAGAGGTCCCCATCACCCCCGGAAAACAAGAAGAGCCACTGCCAGGAAGATGACAGTCAGGGTTCTAGCCACTGAAGATGTAGCCCAGCCTTCCCTGACCAAGCGCCTACCTCCAGCTGATGCCCTCTAAAGCGGCAACGTCTGCGGGGTCCAGGAAGGCCGGCAGGGACTGGTACAGCTGGCAGAGGTGCTCGACGATGGCAGGGCAACAAGGGCTGCTCTGCACCAGGTAGGTGGCGGCTGCCTGGGAAGCCACGCTTACCAGGAGCAGCAGGTTCTCCTGGGCCTTCAGGGCCACCCGACCTTTCTAGGGGATAAGAGTACCACTTCAGGGACATGTGGCTGATCCCCCACGTGCCCTCCCAGCAACTCACCCTCCCCGGCCTGTCCCCTGTGTCTCGGCAACCGGCACCTTGCTCTTGCACAAGCCAATCAGGGAGGTGATGAGGTTGCTCTCCCCGGTCCCTCCACCTGGCTCCTCGGCCTCAGCAGGCAGCTGGGTGCTCAAGGCCTGGGCCCCACAGGCACTCCTGTCGGGAGCCCTGCTGTGGGGGCGGTCTTTGTCCTTGACGCCAGCTGCCTCTTTCGGCAGGGCCGTGGCTTCTCTGGATGCCTTCTTCCTACCGGTGGTCTTTTTAccctgcaagggaggctgggtgAGGCCCGGCTGTGGTGCAGGCCACTCCCCATGGTGGCCCCTTGGGGATACACAGTGGGCTGGCTGCTGGCGCCTCCGcgtggggctggagggggagctGCCTGAGCGCCTCCCCGGTACCTGCTCCATCCTTCTGCTTCCTCAGAAGGGCCACACGGGCTTGCCCTGGGGTCTGGGCCCTCCCTCTTCTGCTCCCCAGAGGTGCTCACCTCTAGGATGTAGGTGAGCAGGGCTGGATCCTGCTGGATCTTGGAGCAGAGGACGGTGGTGAACTGCACCTCCTCCTTTTCTGTGAGGGATCCAGGAACTGTCCCACCAAGTCGGAGAAGTTTCTGGAAGGGGAGCAGGACAGTGACAGAGGGGAATGGGGtggcagggaagagagggaggaatagGGCAGCAGAAAAAAAACAATCTGCACGGCCATGGGTTCAGACTCAAACCTGTGGCGCGGTGCCCAGGTCCTGAGGAAGAAGCTGGATGTGGGGGCATTCTTAGCGTCTCAGAGGGTGCAGTGTTTTTGCAGAGAAAGTTTTGGTGCTTTGGGACGGGCCTTGGAGCACCCCCTAGCTTTTCTTGAAAGCATCGGCCTCACCCCCAGACACCCTTTAGCCCCTCACCTGCACAGGCCTGTGGACATTGAGGTAATGCAGGAGGGGGTGCTGCACCTGGGCCAGAACTTTGCTGAAGAACTGGAGCACCTGCTGCCGCATGCCTGGCGGGTACTGCGGGTCGGGGACAAAGTGCCTGTCAGTTAGGCGGTGAGGCCACACCCCAGACCAGACCGCTCCTCCCCTCACTGCGCGGAGGGCGCCTTCTCCGTGAGCCTCCTTCCCTCACTCTTGGAAGCTGGTCTCTTCTGTGCTGCCAAGCCCGCTTCCtgatcctttcttttcctttttttttcttcttcttttctggcCGCACCGTGAGGCATgcgggatcgaacccatgccccttacATCAGGAGGGcgcgagtcttaaccactgggccgccagggaagccccgccCCCTTTGTCTGTAACCTTGTCTTTATTGAACATACTATACGTGGGCGCCTTTGATGATCCTGCCTTTCCCCGACTAGAATTTTCGCCTGTTTCAATCACTGCCAGGTCCCTAGAGCCTAGAACACAGCCCGGCACACGGCTGGTTCTCAGTACATCTTTGAAGAATGAATGGAGACTAAACAAGGAAAGGGCACACGTCCTCAACCCTGAGGACAGAGAGAACACGCCACCAAAGGAAACAAGCAAGGGCCCGAAGGCTCCGGGAGGTGGCCGGGTGTGTTCTCTGACAGCTtcagcgcccccacccccagctcacccccctcccccggcgTCGGCACTGGGAGGACCACAGGCTCAGGTGGAAGGTTCCAGAGGCACCCGGGGTCCTGCCCACCTCAGCCTTGCCCAGCGTGCACAGGGTCTCCAGGATCTTGTGCTGCAGCAGGTACTCCAGACACGGCCCCGCCTCGCTGGTTGCCGCCTGCTGCTTCTCCTCATACACCAGGATGTCCAGCATCTGCTTCAGCCGCCAGGGAATATCTGTTTTCTTGGCCGGGGTGTTTTCATCTAATCAAGATTCAGGGAACAAGACGAATGGGATGAAGAGGGGCACTCTGGCTTGATGGGGTCAAGCCCAtggggcctgggggaggaggggagacagagagcaacctggaggaggaggccaggTTAATAGTTTTCTCCAGCCACCAGAGGAAAGGGAATTTTACACTTGATGCCTCTCcagttaaaaagacaaaagacctTTTAGAAGCAGCCCAGGATACAGCCCTCTGACAGAGCATGTGTGCAGGCCCCAGCACCTTATTACAGGAAAGTAGCAGCATTTTTTCTCTGAACTCTGGGGTCTACAGAAGGACACCTGCTAGGCTTCAGGCCAGCTCTGGGCCTGAGTGAGAAGCTATGGGCTCAGGGGTCTCTGTCATATAACTGAGAAGCTGTCTTCAAACAGCTTCCTAACAGATAACCTCCTGGGGCCTGTTTATGTCTGTTTTACACTCACAGAAGGCAATACTCTatttttttacaaagaagaagaagaaaaaaaaaaatccatgcacgACCTTGGGTTCAGACTCAAACTCACTGCACAGTGCCCAGGTCCTGATGGAGAAGCTGGTTAGTGGGGTTTTCTTAGTCAGTCTCAGAGGGTAGaggatttttataaagttttggtACTTTGGGACTGGCCTTGGAGCACCCCCTAGCTTTTCTTAAAAGCATAGACTCTTGAGCAAGGCAACTCACCTCACCCACCCCTGTACCTCTGGTGCAGGGACCAGTCTGGAAATTAATGAATTGGGCCCAGGTGAACCCGAGGCAGTTCTAGATCTTTTCCTAGCCTTCTGGTAGCTTGGGGTTCCCTGTCAAGAGATCTTCAGTCtaaaaggtgcaaacttccagaTGTAAAATAAGTCCTGtgcatgtaatgtacagcatggtgactagagtTAATGATACTGTACTGTACATTTGAAAGTTTTTTGGTaacagagaaaatcttaaaagttctcaacacaagaaaaaaaaactgtagctATGcgtggtgacagatgttaactagacattgtggtgatcatAATATATCCATATATTGAATCAATATGCTCtacgcctgaaactaatataatgttatatgtcaattatatctcagttaaaaaaaaaagagatctgcAGTCTAAAACAATCGTTCTTAACTGGGGCGCTTTTGCATCCCCTCCCTGGGATACCTGGCCATGTCTGGAGAGACATGTATGGTTGTCACAATGGggaggggtgctactggcatctcgtgggtagaggccagagttGCTGCTAAACATACAACCACCCACAACAAAGACTGATCCAGTCAAGGTGTCACCGATGTCAAGATTCAGGAACCTGGTCTAACGGAATGCTCAGAGGGTCCCTCTGAGGGTCCAAAggccatttttaatttcttgggcTGGCTCAGGCTGGAAATAAAGGCTTTAGGAAAGTTGTCAGCTGGAATCAAACCCGTCTGAACTCTTGGAAGTGGAAAGCTCGGGATGCAGGAAACGTTACCTGGCAACCAGTGCATCTCCACCAATCCCAGCATATTGGCTACCAAGCAGCCAATGAGGCTCTGCCCCCTCAGTGAGTGATCCCGATGGGCCCAGATGACCCAAGGCTTTGGCTCTCTAGAGTGTCAGCTTGGGGAGAAGGACCAGGCACGCTACATGCCTTGGTTTTTGTTCTCCTCCCACACCAGGTCTCTACAAGGGAAATGCCCTCTAAGCCGACTCAGGGAAAAGAGGaatttacttcatttcttttctttaatcagTAAGCCCTGGGCACGGGTCACAGGCACTTGGGGACTGAAGGCCTGGACACTGCCCAGCTGGAAGCCGGGGGCAAGTGGCATTCAACCTCTGGGTTGCAGAGTCAGGCCAGTGAGACTCCGTCTCCTTGTCCCCACTCCTGCCTCACACAGGTCCCCTCCCAGAAGGTCAGGGCAGGACAGTCCCCACTCTAAACTCCTGGGCAGTGGATGTCACCTTCCCCAGCACACCTGCATCTCTGAGCTGCAGGGTGACCCCACGCACACCTTCCTGCCCGCACCTTGCTCCCCGCTCCCTCCGGGGATCCATGCGTGGAAGGAGACCAGGCCCCACCTGTGCTCTCGATATAGTAGTTTGTGATGCCCTTCCAGTGTTCCACGAAGGCCTCCAGCAGGTCAATGCTGGGCTCCCGCTGTGGAGAGAGCAGACATGACCTAAGCGGCCGCCACCAGCACTCCTCAGAAAGGACATCCCACCATCTGCTAAGGGTCGGATGGGTGCTGGGCCCTGGAGGAGGCACTGTGGCCCTGGGTTCTCAAATTGAATAGCAACACGTTTTCTCCAGGACATTTGCCCATTGTCTCCATATCTGCCAACAATCTCCTGGTTCCTCTCCTCagaccctgcctccctcctggaaATGCTGTGCTCCTGCTACAGGTCATGATTCTACATCCCCTGTCCCAGAGCAGCTAAGACTGTTGGCAGGGGAAAGAGACACAGAAACAGATCATTTCTATATATCATGGTTATGCTACAAAGAGGTACATAGAGGAAAACAGGAGAGCacccccaaaacaacaaaatcaaaatgaTACAGATGGAAAAGGTGGCAAAGACAAACCTCTCAGGTCTCCCTCAGTCTGAGTCTGAAAATTCAGGTTGAAGGCCACGACAGCTCAGTTCAGCCATATGGGTAATGTTAGCGGAATATTAAGAAAGTGCCTTGCTTATAATATGCTGCATCTTTTGTCCATGGCTGCAGGTCATGCACCCCTAGCTCCTCTCAGCTCTGCTCCTGTCCACATCTCCTCTGGCTCTTTCAATCACCCTGTGGGAATTCTGATCTGCTGTGAGCAACCCCCAACCTCCCCCTTTTCCCGAAGTGCTCTCTCTATTTCCATGCCCTGGCTGGAACTAACCTTGAACTGGTAACAACCACTTCCCCTAAAAACTTCTCCAGAAAAGGGCCTTTCTTCTCTTTACTTGCAAAGTAAATGTTCACAGGAGAAAATGCATAATCCAATTGTCCCTACCTACATCCCTACCTCTTGGTCTTTTCTCCGGCCACTCCTCTGCCCAGGAGGCCCTGTATCCTCCTGCACCAGTCTAGGTCCTAGCAGTCCCCAGTGAGGTCCAGCTCAGGGCCCCCACCTCCACAAAGCCACCTCTGGGATCCCTGGACGCATCTCTAACTTCATGCTTTACTGCACCACAGGACGGGGTGTCTCCTCCTTCCATAACTCCCTCAGTAGGTATCTGCTGAGTGCCTACCGTGTACAAGACACCATGCCTGATGTTACGAGCCATACGAGGCTAAGAGCCAGTCCTCCAGAAACATGCcatggaagagaagagaatacAAAACACACTGAATAACTCAACTACTGAAGTAGCATGAGAACACAGGAGAGGTAGAGAGTGACATTCGGGTAAAGAGGGGTCACTTCTAACAAGTGGAATGAAGAGGCTTTACTGAGGTCATGCAGGAACTAAAACCTGAAGAGCTGGGTCTGATTTCAACAATTAGAGACATTTCCTGCAGAAGGAACTTTGCAAAGTATGTTTGGGGCAAGGATGAATTGATGAGTGTGTGGGGCCTTGAATTTCTTGGCCAAACCAagaagtctaatttttttttaaatttttttttaaggcagtcaGGTGCAGGTTAGTGACATCTTCTGAGCTGTGTGAGGAAGAGTCATCTGGCAGGTGTGTAGGAGACAGATACAGGATGAATGCTTAGCAGGCCACTGTGACAAGAGGAGAAAGCAATAACACTGAGTCAGAAGCCTTGAAATATTCCCCCTGCCTTAGCCGCCCAGGCAGTCTTATCTTCTTTCAAAGTCAGCTGTGGGGGCCACGACCCTTACGGGAGTGGAGCCTCCCACAGTCGTTCCAAACACATCATCCATATGGAGTGACTGCATCTTATCACGTTCTATGTGATGCTATCATTGTTGGGTGAGCAGTCATCTTTCCAGGAGACTGTGAGTTCCCTGAGAGCCAGGGTTCTGTGTTTCCACCTCTGCCAGCCCCTAAAGGGTTCTGCAGAGTGACCACTCACTGATATTTACTAAATATCTCAGCGAACTCCTTAAGCTCTTTCCATAGTTCCTTCTCTCTGGGAAAGCCCTCTGACCCTTGACCACACTATAGTCATCTCACAAGTCTGTGATGGGGTCTCATCTAGCCTTAAAATTCATTTATAGTCTCCTAAAGCCTTAAGCAGGACTTATACCAAAAAAGAACAacccaggaagaaaaggagaaacaggagaTCAAAGGTTAGCCCAAGCAGATGGTTAGAGCTAAGAAAGCAGGAGGTAATGTTGACTTGGATCTATTATTAGCTACTGTTACTGCAGACCAAAGAAACTGCACCAAatgatttttgaaagataataGTATTTTTACAAAGAACTGTAAAGACTGCTATTGTATTTCATCAgaagagggcaggaaggagcGCTCTTCCTCCTTAACAAGGAGTCAAGCAACTTGCTGGGGGTTCTAACCTGGTGACCCAGCCCTGGGAAGACCTATGCTCAAGCTTGGGGGCAGCGAGGGGTCCCCACCTCTCCTGATGGTACACAGGGCATCATCTGTATCTTACATACTGAGGGGCCTAAGACCACCTGCCTAAAAATATCTCCCTTGACCACCAATACTCCTGCCGCCACTGAAACTGGAATTTCCACACAGGAAGTTAGAAACGCACTTCTCAGGGCCAGGGTCCTGTCTATCCAGTCCACCCACCTTGTGTATGGAGCTTTCCCAGAGAGATATGAAAGAATGTTAGGTTACTCCCTAAAACGACAGCTATTtgggctggggacagggaggagagTTCATTTTGGGACGCCCTCCTGAGGCAGGATGGCCCAGGGCTCCGGAACACCAGCAAGGGCAGCGCTGGGACAGGAGGAGAGTAGAAAGAGCAGAAGCTTTTCACTTTCTTCGCACGTTTGCTTAAGGCTGAGACTGTTCTCGTCATAACAAGCTCTGATCTGGGGTGtgtgctggggaggaaggggatggaaCCCCAGGCTGTTTCTCCTGAGAACATCTGATACACTCAACTGATCGATGAGGGGGAGGGCTTATACTATGAGACAAAAGAACTGTTAACTTTACAAGCAGATTCTAGGCAGAGTTACTTTAACTGGAGGGCACCCTGCCTGCCCTATCTAAAGGGCACTTTTATCTTGCTGAATGAAGAGAACAGCCGCTGTGGGCGCCTCTGACCAGCCTTCAACCCGAACAGAAAATGTCAGAAACACAAactcctgggccctgggggccgcCCCAGGCCCCACCACAGCTGGCCGCTCCTGACTCAAGGTCAGTGCGgccagggctggcctggtgttGAGATAACGTTCTGGAAACTGCGCTTGTACCCTGCAGAAGACTGTTTCCTGGGCCAGCTCccccgctcccccccaccccggacTGTATCTGTACCCTTCCTGGGGACTTAGCCAGTCGGGGCCCGCACTTTCCAAGTCCAAGGTGAGAGGACAGGCTGTGCCTGAGTGAGGTCTTGGAGCCGTCCGAGAGTTCCGGAACCAAGGGGAAGGGGCAGCTATTTTTTAAGCCCAGGTGACCAGGAAGGGAGGAgcgtgggggaggaggaaggcacccaggatgggggaggggacacgGGGAGAATTTTGGGAAGAAACTATTGGGTGACAAGGGAGCACTCAGCACAGAGGACTTTGGGAATTGGGAGAGACTAGgggagcaggaaaaataaacaggaagCAATCCGGGGAGAAGGGTTAGGGGCTGGTGCGACCTGGAGAGGAGCTGGGAACTGGGGCGATGGGGAAAGAAGCCCCTGAACGCGGGCAGCGCTGCGCGGGAGGGGCGCGGCGGGGAAGCCAGGAGGCCTGAGAAGGGGCGCCGTGGCCCAGGTGGGGGTCCCTTCCTGGAGGCGGCCCTTGCCCTCCGCCCTCCGCCCGCCTGCGCGCCCGCCGGCTCCTCCCTCGGCCTCGCGCCCGCCCTTCCGGCCCAGGCCCCGCACGCCCCGGCCCCCCCGGGCCTCACCGCCCCCACGGCCTCCTGCAGCAGCGCCCCGAGCCGGCTCAGCATGACGGCGGCCCGGTTCTCAGCTCCCGGgtcccgggcggcggcggcggcggcggtggcggagCTCCCGGGCGCAGGCGGCGACCCGGAGGCGCGGCGAGGGAGGCGGggccccggccgccccgccccgcagccCCCGCCCAGCGCCGCCCAGCCCGGGGTCGGAGAGGAGGCCGGCCGCCGACGTGGCCCggcggggcagggaggaggggcgcCGGCAGCCCGGGCAGCGGAGGCGCAGGGTCAGGTCCGCCGTGGGCCCTTGGGGAACCGGGAGGCAACGAACGAAAGACTTAGAGATGGGCGAGTGGGACCAGGCAGGTTTTTCCAGTGAGGGATGAGAAGGTTTGTGGGTTCTGGAAGTCTCTAGACTTCCCTCGTGGGACCCCCTAATGCCTTAGCC from the Hippopotamus amphibius kiboko isolate mHipAmp2 chromosome 2, mHipAmp2.hap2, whole genome shotgun sequence genome contains:
- the FHIP2B gene encoding FHF complex subunit HOOK-interacting protein 2B isoform X3; amino-acid sequence: MLSRLGALLQEAVGAREPSIDLLEAFVEHWKGITNYYIESTDENTPAKKTDIPWRLKQMLDILVYEEKQQAATSEAGPCLEYLLQHKILETLCTLGKAEYPPGMRQQVLQFFSKVLAQVQHPLLHYLNVHRPVQKLLRLGGTVPGSLTEKEEVQFTTVLCSKIQQDPALLTYILEGKKTTGRKKASREATALPKEAAGVKDKDRPHSRAPDRSACGAQALSTQLPAEAEEPGGGTGESNLITSLIGLCKSKKGRVALKAQENLLLLVSVASQAAATYLVQSSPCCPAIVEHLCQLYQSLPAFLDPADVAALEGISWRLPTAPSDEASFPGKEALAAFLGWFDYCDQLITEAHTVVSDALAKAVAEKLFVEILQPQLLHVSEQSVLTATALLTALLRQLRSPALLREAVAFLLGTDPQPAAPEDSPHTLCAHLVRHCDHLSDEISIATLRLFEELLQKPHEQIIHSLILRHLEGRPYVARGSPEPESYEDTLDLEEDPYFTDGFLDSGFQPSTKPPPAPATNPDGKTAVTEIVNSFLCLVPEEAKTSAFLEETGYDTYVHDAYGLFQECSSRVAPWGWPLAPTPLDPHEPERPFFEGHFLRMLFDRMSRILEQVIGDLMQRIQRVPQFPGKLLLVRRQLMGQVPGEQLDHQTLLQGVVVLEEFCKELAAIAFVKFPPHGPHLRLSTPPEGHV
- the FHIP2B gene encoding FHF complex subunit HOOK-interacting protein 2B isoform X4; its protein translation is MLDILVYEEKQQAATSEAGPCLEYLLQHKILETLCTLGKAEYPPGMRQQVLQFFSKVLAQVQHPLLHYLNVHRPVQKLLRLGGTVPGSLTEKEEVQFTTVLCSKIQQDPALLTYILEGKKTTGRKKASREATALPKEAAGVKDKDRPHSRAPDRSACGAQALSTQLPAEAEEPGGGTGESNLITSLIGLCKSKKGRVALKAQENLLLLVSVASQAAATYLVQSSPCCPAIVEHLCQLYQSLPAFLDPADVAALEGISWRLPTAPSDEASFPGKEALAAFLGWFDYCDQLITEAHTVVSDALAKAVAEKLFVEILQPQLLHVSEQSVLTATALLTALLRQLRSPALLREAVAFLLGTDPQPAAPEDSPHTLCAHLVRHCDHLSDEISIATLRLFEELLQKPHEQIIHSLILRHLEGRPYVARGSPEPESYEDTLDLEEDPYFTDGFLDSGFQPSTKPPPAPATNPDGKTAVTEIVNSFLCLVPEEAKTSAFLEETGYDTYVHDAYGLFQECSSRVAPWGWPLAPTPLDPHEPERPFFEGHFLRMLFDRMSRILEQPYSLNLQVTSVLSRLALFPHPLIHEYLLDPYISLAPGCRSLFSVLVRVIGDLMQRIQRVPQFPGKLLLVRRQLMGQVPGEQLDHQTLLQGVVVLEEFCKELAAIAFVKFPPHGPHLRLSTPPEGHV
- the FHIP2B gene encoding FHF complex subunit HOOK-interacting protein 2B isoform X2, which encodes MARNIRHGVLYTREPSIDLLEAFVEHWKGITNYYIESTDENTPAKKTDIPWRLKQMLDILVYEEKQQAATSEAGPCLEYLLQHKILETLCTLGKAEYPPGMRQQVLQFFSKVLAQVQHPLLHYLNVHRPVQKLLRLGGTVPGSLTEKEEVQFTTVLCSKIQQDPALLTYILEGKKTTGRKKASREATALPKEAAGVKDKDRPHSRAPDRSACGAQALSTQLPAEAEEPGGGTGESNLITSLIGLCKSKKGRVALKAQENLLLLVSVASQAAATYLVQSSPCCPAIVEHLCQLYQSLPAFLDPADVAALEGISWRLPTAPSDEASFPGKEALAAFLGWFDYCDQLITEAHTVVSDALAKAVAEKLFVEILQPQLLHVSEQSVLTATALLTALLRQLRSPALLREAVAFLLGTDPQPAAPEDSPHTLCAHLVRHCDHLSDEISIATLRLFEELLQKPHEQIIHSLILRHLEGRPYVARGSPEPESYEDTLDLEEDPYFTDGFLDSGFQPSTKPPPAPATNPDGKTAVTEIVNSFLCLVPEEAKTSAFLEETGYDTYVHDAYGLFQECSSRVAPWGWPLAPTPLDPHEPERPFFEGHFLRMLFDRMSRILEQPYSLNLQVTSVLSRLALFPHPLIHEYLLDPYISLAPGCRSLFSVLVRVIGDLMQRIQRVPQFPGKLLLVRRQLMGQVPGEQLDHQTLLQGVVVLEEFCKELAAIAFVKFPPHGPHLRLSTPPEGHV